Proteins encoded by one window of Streptacidiphilus sp. PB12-B1b:
- a CDS encoding glycosyltransferase family 4 protein: MTAKHVNILTGINRPAAPSSGSAILVNDLYGAIPEFHTTFLGRAPVDQTWTHSFDQLITLTTVKRPHGPHYDAYVDALTDEVAALIDKIRPAAIHAQYLGFALSLALTRAAGTIPVTAIAHGPDVIVAERSRWENETLNEVAAASAVIIVPTHALADRIDRLTGRRLTDRLNVIPWGIPLGDVQVCDHPPTRTGPLSLVHAGRLDENKATITGVEALALTDQPHHLTVIGNGILRQHLERRAAELGLSDRVHFIPFLPRAELWRRLPEFDAFVFTTRGLEAFGLVAVEAQAHRLPVVYSDLPGAREILGIGGVPYIPGDPHSLAAALDDLGRDVHRHDTLAKAAFDNARRYDIATTGRRLRELTLRGNSPGSPPRWHTLLLNRTAARRPQTPNRRP, translated from the coding sequence ATGACCGCCAAGCACGTGAACATCCTGACCGGCATCAACCGCCCCGCCGCGCCCTCGTCCGGAAGCGCGATCCTCGTCAACGATCTCTACGGCGCGATACCCGAGTTCCACACGACCTTCCTGGGCAGGGCACCAGTCGACCAGACCTGGACGCACTCGTTCGACCAGCTGATCACCCTCACCACGGTCAAGCGCCCCCACGGACCGCACTACGACGCCTACGTCGACGCGTTGACGGACGAGGTCGCCGCGCTCATCGACAAGATCCGGCCGGCGGCCATCCACGCCCAGTATCTCGGCTTCGCCCTCAGCCTCGCGCTCACCCGGGCAGCGGGCACCATCCCCGTCACAGCCATCGCCCACGGCCCCGACGTGATCGTCGCCGAGCGCAGCCGGTGGGAGAACGAGACCCTGAACGAGGTCGCCGCCGCAAGCGCCGTGATCATCGTCCCGACCCACGCCCTCGCCGACCGCATCGACCGACTCACCGGCCGCCGCCTCACCGACCGCCTCAACGTCATCCCCTGGGGCATCCCGCTGGGCGACGTCCAGGTCTGCGACCACCCGCCCACCCGAACCGGACCACTGTCCCTGGTCCACGCCGGCCGCCTGGACGAGAACAAGGCCACGATCACCGGTGTCGAGGCCCTCGCCCTGACCGACCAGCCGCACCACCTGACCGTGATAGGCAACGGAATCCTGCGGCAGCACCTGGAGCGGCGGGCCGCCGAACTCGGACTGAGCGACCGCGTTCACTTCATCCCGTTCCTGCCGCGCGCCGAACTATGGCGCCGCCTGCCGGAATTCGACGCCTTCGTCTTCACGACCCGGGGCCTGGAGGCTTTCGGCCTCGTCGCCGTCGAGGCCCAGGCCCACCGACTTCCCGTGGTCTACTCCGACCTTCCTGGTGCGAGAGAAATCCTCGGAATCGGCGGCGTCCCCTACATCCCCGGCGACCCCCACTCGCTGGCCGCAGCTCTGGACGACCTGGGCCGCGACGTCCATCGGCACGACACCCTGGCCAAGGCGGCTTTCGACAACGCCCGCCGGTACGACATCGCGACCACCGGCCGCCGACTGCGCGAGCTGACGCTCCGGGGAAACAGCCCAGGGTCACCGCCCCGCTGGCACACCCTGCTGCTGAACCGGACAGCCGCCCGCCGTCCCCAGACACCGAACCGAAGGCCGTGA
- a CDS encoding transcriptional regulator: protein MHAMPSETLAGRDVARYQRLAAQLADMIPGAATIRVSLNDPKQQWPHPHAVVKNAAGETIDLNRTSDRIAARWILRVWPDLDWNRAHTFDLASATLTRSDLLAAGRSR from the coding sequence ATGCACGCCATGCCGAGCGAAACCTTGGCCGGCCGGGACGTCGCCCGCTACCAGCGCCTCGCAGCCCAACTCGCCGACATGATTCCCGGTGCAGCCACCATCAGGGTCAGCCTGAACGACCCGAAGCAGCAGTGGCCCCACCCGCACGCTGTCGTGAAGAACGCGGCCGGGGAGACGATCGACCTGAACCGGACAAGCGACAGGATCGCGGCCCGCTGGATCCTGCGGGTCTGGCCGGACCTGGACTGGAACCGGGCCCACACCTTCGACCTCGCCAGCGCTACCCTCACCCGCAGTGACCTGCTCGCCGCTGGTCGGAGCCGCTGA
- a CDS encoding ATP-binding protein, with amino-acid sequence MRTRTREPQTLGSEGTLDRMARILADRNIDPASVAALPDETEPLSLLDLLSAGLPPRYQGAVADHPTVLTWARDVAEAAVAPSVGARRQVSTGPSLLMAGVVGAGKTHQAYGAVRHLVQSGVGVRWRATTAADLYAELRPRPGTDSERELAAVARCPLLILDDLGAAKASDWTEEITYRLINRRYTHMLPTLITTNLRIADLRAYLGDRVTSRLVEMTTRVEFEPVDRRRHRTAA; translated from the coding sequence ATGCGCACCCGTACCCGCGAACCGCAGACCCTCGGCAGCGAGGGCACCCTGGACCGGATGGCCCGCATCCTGGCCGACCGGAACATCGACCCGGCCTCCGTCGCAGCGCTGCCCGACGAGACCGAGCCCCTCTCGCTGCTGGACCTCCTCTCTGCCGGGCTGCCCCCGCGCTACCAGGGCGCGGTCGCCGACCACCCGACGGTCCTGACCTGGGCCCGGGACGTGGCCGAGGCAGCGGTCGCCCCCAGCGTGGGAGCCCGACGGCAGGTCAGCACCGGGCCCAGCCTGCTGATGGCCGGGGTCGTCGGCGCGGGCAAGACCCACCAGGCGTACGGCGCGGTCAGGCACCTGGTGCAGAGCGGAGTCGGGGTGCGCTGGCGCGCGACCACCGCCGCCGACCTGTACGCCGAGCTGCGCCCGCGCCCCGGCACGGACAGCGAGCGGGAGCTGGCAGCCGTGGCCCGGTGCCCGCTGCTGATCCTGGACGACCTGGGCGCGGCCAAGGCCAGCGACTGGACCGAGGAGATCACCTACCGGCTGATCAACCGCCGGTACACCCACATGCTCCCCACGCTGATCACCACCAACCTGCGCATCGCCGACCTGCGCGCCTACCTCGGCGACCGGGTCACGTCCCGCCTGGTGGAGATGACCAC
- a CDS encoding MAB_1171c family putative transporter, with product MSVIDLSVGIALWAITIWRAPGAWRSKEKRSLWAAFFVLALEMCFATDPASRWLDRTVGVNSFSALLKQAAAVAAAAFVVDFLAAAAASSRPSTTAVRRRLMRIGVVVPTVTLAVMVTLFALADRPHEAVDLLTTYPHDSTLLAYVLAWTTYFGWAMLTASRLSWLWSRRPGPALLRRGLRLICLGTSIGIVYAAHRASMLIFARLDVHPVPAKADTALNGLLALVPLLLISVGSSMPAYPKARTAVLQYQCLIKLYPLWDHLSEAAPQIRYRPRRHRLHDALDIRGVRDRLYRRTIEIRDAMLILNGNAPVSVRLRAADHVEDAGLVGKAAATAADACWLRAAREAHSAGLSRAGNPEAPSQAGDDLDTEAHLLLELSDAYFCDIATTFARNHVERLSATRSTVSGATP from the coding sequence ATGAGCGTAATCGATCTGAGTGTGGGAATCGCCCTGTGGGCGATCACGATCTGGCGAGCGCCGGGGGCCTGGCGGAGCAAGGAGAAGCGGTCTTTGTGGGCAGCCTTCTTCGTGCTTGCCCTAGAAATGTGCTTCGCTACGGATCCCGCTTCGCGGTGGCTCGACAGAACCGTCGGTGTCAACAGCTTCTCTGCGCTTCTTAAGCAGGCGGCTGCGGTTGCTGCTGCCGCTTTCGTGGTGGATTTTCTGGCTGCCGCAGCGGCGAGTTCACGACCGTCCACCACAGCGGTCCGCCGACGGCTGATGCGTATCGGCGTCGTCGTCCCGACAGTCACGCTCGCGGTGATGGTCACACTGTTCGCTCTAGCCGACCGGCCGCACGAAGCCGTCGACCTGTTGACGACCTATCCGCACGACTCCACGCTGCTGGCATACGTCCTCGCTTGGACGACGTACTTCGGCTGGGCCATGCTGACCGCTTCACGGCTCTCGTGGCTGTGGTCACGCAGGCCAGGGCCCGCGCTGCTGCGCCGGGGACTGCGGCTCATCTGCCTCGGCACAAGCATCGGCATCGTCTACGCGGCGCACCGAGCGTCCATGCTGATCTTCGCGAGACTCGACGTCCACCCGGTGCCCGCGAAGGCGGACACCGCGTTGAACGGCCTCCTCGCTCTGGTTCCCCTGCTCCTGATCTCCGTCGGGAGCAGCATGCCGGCCTATCCGAAGGCCAGGACCGCGGTACTTCAATACCAGTGTCTGATCAAGCTCTACCCGTTGTGGGACCACCTCAGCGAGGCCGCTCCACAGATCCGCTACAGGCCCAGGCGGCATCGACTGCACGACGCCCTGGACATCCGCGGAGTCCGCGACCGCCTGTACCGGCGCACCATTGAGATCCGTGACGCCATGCTCATCCTGAACGGCAACGCGCCCGTCTCCGTGCGGTTGCGGGCAGCGGACCACGTCGAGGATGCGGGGCTGGTTGGCAAGGCAGCCGCCACGGCCGCTGACGCATGCTGGCTCCGGGCCGCCCGCGAGGCGCACTCCGCCGGTCTCTCCCGAGCAGGCAATCCCGAGGCACCCTCACAGGCCGGAGACGACCTCGACACCGAGGCCCACCTGCTGCTGGAACTGTCCGACGCCTACTTCTGCGACATCGCCACCACCTTCGCCCGAAACCATGTCGAGCGCCTCAGCGCCACCCGTTCTACCGTCTCTGGAGCCACCCCGTGA
- a CDS encoding nucleotide sugar dehydrogenase yields the protein MKVIVAGQGYVGLPLAVRAAEAGHRVVGYDVDLHRIKRLTAAESYVEDVPSRQLLAVLESGAYTPTADPAALAGFDIAVITVPTPLRDGVPDLTHVESCAQVLGGHLRPGATVVLESTSYPGTTEEVLLPILEKASGLTGGAEFMAGFSPERIAPGNKKFSFDATPKLVSGIDAKSLNAVKGFYDTLFQTTVPVSGPKVAEMAKLIENVFRLVNISLVNELATLAAPLGVNVWEAIDAAATKPFGFTRFTPGPGVGGHCLPVDPVFLSWKVQRDLGVPFRFVELAIDVNRRMPFYVVQRVTDALDRRRIPVAGSRILLLGLTYKINATDLRASPSARVAHLLAGLGAEVRGADPNVPEDQAAQLKVPLVDASAEEIAAADAVVLLMDHARFDLPAIESHARYVLDCRNRLSGPNVETL from the coding sequence ATGAAGGTCATCGTCGCCGGGCAGGGATACGTGGGGCTGCCGCTGGCCGTGCGCGCCGCCGAGGCAGGCCATCGCGTCGTCGGCTACGACGTGGACCTGCACCGTATCAAGCGGCTCACCGCCGCTGAGTCGTACGTGGAGGACGTGCCCTCCCGACAGCTCCTCGCGGTACTGGAATCCGGTGCCTACACCCCGACGGCCGACCCCGCCGCGCTGGCCGGCTTCGACATCGCGGTGATCACCGTCCCGACTCCGCTGCGCGACGGCGTGCCCGACCTGACCCACGTCGAGTCCTGCGCCCAGGTACTGGGCGGGCACCTGCGCCCCGGCGCGACGGTGGTCCTGGAGTCCACGTCCTACCCCGGCACCACCGAAGAGGTGCTGCTGCCGATCCTGGAGAAGGCTTCAGGGCTGACCGGCGGAGCGGAGTTCATGGCCGGCTTCAGTCCCGAGCGCATCGCCCCCGGGAACAAGAAATTCTCGTTCGACGCGACACCGAAACTGGTTTCCGGAATCGACGCGAAATCCCTGAACGCGGTCAAGGGGTTCTACGACACCCTATTTCAGACCACGGTGCCTGTGTCCGGGCCGAAGGTCGCCGAGATGGCCAAGCTGATCGAGAACGTCTTCCGGCTCGTCAACATCTCCCTGGTCAACGAGCTGGCGACGCTGGCCGCTCCCCTCGGCGTGAACGTCTGGGAGGCGATCGACGCCGCCGCGACGAAGCCCTTCGGGTTCACCCGGTTCACCCCCGGCCCGGGAGTCGGCGGCCACTGCCTGCCCGTTGACCCGGTGTTCCTGTCCTGGAAGGTCCAGCGCGACCTCGGCGTCCCGTTCCGGTTCGTAGAACTCGCCATCGACGTGAACCGCCGCATGCCCTTCTACGTCGTCCAGCGGGTCACCGACGCACTCGACAGGCGCCGCATACCCGTCGCGGGATCCCGGATCCTGCTGCTCGGCCTCACCTACAAGATCAACGCCACCGACCTGCGCGCGTCGCCCTCGGCGCGCGTCGCCCACCTGCTTGCCGGCCTCGGCGCCGAGGTCCGCGGCGCTGACCCGAACGTCCCCGAGGATCAGGCCGCCCAACTGAAGGTGCCCCTGGTGGACGCGAGCGCCGAAGAGATCGCCGCCGCCGATGCGGTGGTGCTCCTCATGGACCACGCCCGGTTCGACCTCCCGGCGATCGAGAGCCACGCTCGCTACGTCCTCGACTGCCGAAACCGCCTGTCGGGACCGAACGTCGAGACCCTCTAG
- a CDS encoding TauD/TfdA family dioxygenase yields MFVDLPHELEGALTALAGTLPAWSMEGTFLSASTIERYGAELASAPLSKETTSSLRHALGDGYAIVRLGKIAEALDTGDQFLRLVTAILTEVATPFQPIQRFSLWKPIGTNLKKNPGMTSGTGYNAFHIDLVNATRPPDYTVLLCVRPDSLGAGASILSDAHAAVSRLSPASRALLAEPAYSYGRFFELSDVGKEYRPFPVLDGDPEDLDWVRFTAKMLSEPGADEAHARAAQELSDEMTAGQESVMLQRGDLLIVNQHRYVHGREPLADGQDRVPEPERRLLQQLFLRSSAQP; encoded by the coding sequence ATGTTCGTCGATCTGCCGCACGAGCTTGAGGGCGCACTGACCGCCCTCGCCGGCACCCTGCCCGCCTGGAGCATGGAGGGCACGTTCCTGTCCGCTTCCACGATTGAGCGCTACGGCGCCGAGCTGGCCTCGGCCCCGCTGTCCAAGGAGACGACCAGCAGCCTTCGCCACGCTCTCGGCGACGGATACGCGATCGTGCGCCTGGGGAAGATCGCCGAAGCGCTGGACACCGGCGACCAGTTCCTGCGGCTGGTGACGGCGATCCTCACCGAGGTGGCAACCCCGTTCCAGCCCATACAGCGGTTCTCGCTGTGGAAGCCGATCGGCACCAACCTCAAGAAGAACCCGGGCATGACCAGCGGTACCGGCTACAACGCCTTCCACATCGACCTGGTCAACGCCACCCGCCCGCCGGATTACACCGTGCTCCTCTGCGTCCGGCCCGACTCGCTCGGTGCTGGGGCGAGCATTCTGTCCGATGCCCACGCGGCCGTCTCGCGCCTGTCGCCCGCGAGCCGCGCCCTGCTGGCCGAGCCCGCGTACAGCTACGGGCGGTTCTTCGAGCTGTCCGACGTCGGGAAGGAGTACAGGCCGTTCCCGGTCCTGGACGGCGACCCCGAGGACCTCGACTGGGTCCGGTTCACCGCCAAGATGCTCAGCGAGCCCGGCGCGGATGAGGCGCACGCCCGCGCGGCCCAGGAACTCTCGGACGAGATGACCGCCGGGCAGGAGTCCGTCATGCTCCAGCGCGGTGACCTCTTGATCGTGAACCAGCACCGCTACGTTCACGGCCGTGAACCGCTCGCCGACGGCCAGGATAGAGTCCCCGAGCCGGAGCGCCGCCTGCTGCAGCAGCTCTTTCTGCGCAGCAGCGCCCAGCCCTAG
- a CDS encoding transcriptional regulator, with protein MGEIKSRLNHLFDTRPHPSGRQLTNQEVADLTTAWATETGNPSSSVSASLIQKLRSGAKGNPTAGTLKSLAAAFKVRASYFIDDEAAEPEGDSPATRQDLEQLIKDEDVRNLALRADGLSKATLSALAGFIERARSLEGLEDEKTERPPGS; from the coding sequence TTGGGAGAGATCAAGTCCAGACTGAACCACCTGTTCGACACCCGTCCGCACCCGAGCGGTCGGCAACTCACGAACCAGGAGGTGGCTGACCTCACGACAGCTTGGGCAACCGAGACTGGCAACCCGTCGTCGAGCGTCAGCGCGAGCTTGATCCAGAAGCTGCGCAGCGGTGCCAAGGGGAATCCGACCGCAGGCACGCTCAAGTCCCTGGCGGCGGCTTTCAAGGTGCGGGCGAGCTACTTCATCGACGACGAGGCCGCCGAACCCGAGGGCGATTCGCCAGCCACCCGGCAAGACCTTGAGCAGCTGATCAAGGACGAGGATGTCCGAAACCTTGCGCTCCGCGCCGACGGCCTGTCCAAGGCGACTCTCTCGGCTCTCGCCGGCTTCATCGAGCGAGCCCGATCCCTGGAGGGGCTCGAAGATGAAAAGACGGAGAGGCCGCCAGGGTCCTGA
- a CDS encoding glycosyltransferase family 2 protein, giving the protein MPLVSVVMPVHNSAATLGASVRSVLAQTHFDVELLVTDDASTDGSMDLLRDLARQDERVRPQAAPEQGGAARARNLALARARGEYVAFLDSDDMWLPGKVERQLAFAAEGDAPLTFTSYYRVDGDYVGEAADFTPNGRVVAARAIVTYRDMLVQDHIGALTAMYDRTVLGTRLMPDMPKRQDYALWLSIMRGGHPARGLEEPLAVYRAGRAGSLSSNKLALVEHNWRLYRKHEHLSVPRSALALYGAAWHSLRKSRI; this is encoded by the coding sequence GTGCCGCTCGTCTCTGTCGTGATGCCCGTGCACAACTCGGCGGCGACACTCGGCGCGTCGGTACGCTCCGTGCTCGCGCAGACCCACTTTGACGTGGAGCTGCTGGTCACCGACGACGCGTCCACTGACGGCTCCATGGACCTGCTGCGCGACCTGGCCCGCCAGGACGAGCGGGTGCGCCCGCAGGCGGCGCCCGAGCAGGGCGGCGCGGCCAGGGCCCGCAACCTCGCCCTGGCACGGGCGCGGGGCGAGTACGTGGCGTTCCTGGACAGCGACGACATGTGGCTACCCGGCAAGGTGGAGCGGCAGCTCGCGTTCGCCGCCGAGGGTGACGCGCCACTGACGTTCACCTCCTACTACCGGGTCGATGGCGACTACGTGGGTGAAGCCGCCGACTTCACGCCGAACGGGCGGGTGGTCGCCGCGCGGGCGATCGTGACGTACCGCGACATGTTGGTGCAGGACCACATCGGGGCGCTGACCGCGATGTACGACCGGACCGTGCTGGGCACGCGGCTGATGCCGGACATGCCCAAGCGGCAGGACTACGCGCTGTGGCTGTCGATCATGCGCGGGGGGCACCCCGCCCGGGGCCTGGAAGAACCGCTGGCGGTCTACAGGGCCGGGCGGGCGGGGTCGCTATCCTCGAACAAATTGGCGTTGGTGGAGCACAACTGGCGGCTGTACCGGAAGCACGAGCACCTGTCGGTACCGCGGTCCGCGCTGGCGCTGTACGGGGCAGCGTGGCACTCGCTGCGCAAGTCCCGGATCTAG